A single window of Arvicanthis niloticus isolate mArvNil1 chromosome X, mArvNil1.pat.X, whole genome shotgun sequence DNA harbors:
- the Atp1b4 gene encoding protein ATP1B4, with product MRRQLRSRRAPAFPYGYRYRLDDQDEVNHNYLADEEEEAEEEAQVMMAPGLEEEEEEEEGKEEEQEREEEEGQGQSTGNAWWRKLQIVNEYLRDPEKRMSLARTGLILVIYFFFYASLAAVITLFIYMLFLAISPYMPTFTEQVKPPGVMIRPFAHSLNFNFNVSEPETWQRYVISLNGFLQGYNDSLQEEMNIDCPPGQYFIQDGDEDEDKKACQFKRSFLKNCSGLEDPTFGYSTGQPCILLKMNRIVGFRPEFGDPVKVSCKVQKGDENDIRSINYYPESASFDLRYYPYYGKLTHVNYTSPLVAMHFTDVVKNQAVPVQCQLKGKGIVNDVINDRFVGRIIFTLNIET from the exons ATGAGACGGCAACTCCGCTCCAGAAGGGCTCCGGCCTTTCCTTACGGTTATCGCTACAGACTT GATGATCAAGATGAAGTGAATCACAACTACTTAgcagatgaagaggaggaagcagaagaggaggctCAGGTGATGATGGCGCCTGgtctggaggaagaggaagaagaggaggaaggaaaagaggaggagcaagaaagggaggaagaagaaggtcaGGGTCAGTCAACAGGCAATGCCTGGTGGCGGAAATTGCAGATCGTGAATGAATACCTGCGGGACCCGGAGAAAAGGATGTCTCTGGCCCGAACAG GTCTTATTTTAGTCATTTACTTCTTCTTCTATGCCTCCCTGGCTGCTGTGATCACCCTATTCATATACATGCTGTTCCTAGCTATCAGTCCTTACATGCCGACCTTCACTGAGCAGGTGAAACCTCCTG GAGTTATGATCAGACCCTTCGCTCATAGCCTTAACTTCAACTTCAACGTTTCCGAACCTGAAACTTGGCAGCGTTATGTGATTAGCCTAAATGGCTTTCTCCAGG GCTATAATGACAGTCTTCAAGAGGAAATGAATATAGATTGTCCTCCGGGTCAGTACTTCATCCAAGATGGAGATGAAGATGAGGACAAGAAGGCCTGTCAATTTAAGCGTTCCTTCCTGAAGAATTGCTCTGGGCTGGAGGACCCCACTTTTGGATACTCTACTGGACAGCCTTGCATCCTCCTCAAGATGAACCGG ATTGTAGGCTTTCGTCCTGAGTTTGGAGATCCTGTGAAGGTGTCCTGCAAAGTTCAG AAAGGTGATGAAAATGACATTCGATCCATCAATTACTACCCAGAGTCGGCTTCTTTTGACCTCCGCTACTACCCTTACTATGGCAAACTGACTCAC GTTAACTACACCTCCCCGCTGGTGGCAATGCATTTTACAGACGTGGTGAAGAACCAAGCAGTGCCTGTACAGTGCCAGCTGAAGGGCAAAGGCATTGTAAATGATGTCATCAATGATCGATTTGTTGGGAGGATAATCTTTACCCTAAACATAGAAACCTAG